A region of the Pseudarthrobacter oxydans genome:
GCATCCAGCCACGCAGGGCGTGGCCAGCGTGGTCGGTCTGCTGGTGTTGGCGGAAACCCACGCGAGGTCGCTTGCGGGCGACGAGCCAGTCAGCTGGTTCTCCTCCCAGGGCGTGGCCCGGCACGGGTTGGTGCCCAGGTTTATGTTCACGAAAGAGGTGTCATGACAACCTCCGCGAATGAACCCGAGCTGGATAGCAGCCCACTATGGGACTCGGATACCGGCAGGCTGCGGGCTGACTCGAGGCGCGCTTTGGTGCAGCTGTTGAGGGGACCATTCCTGTCGGCGGCCCGGCATGGTCATCTGTGGGCTGCCCTGTTGAACGATGAAACAGAAATCAGGTCGCGACTGGCCGACTCGTACCTGGAGCTGGTAATCGATGCCGAAAGCCAACTGGCGTTCGCCAAAAACGTCAGCGCACCGGATTCAGACGCGCCTAAAGTCATGCGAAGCCATCCGCTGACATTCATGGACACGGCCATGCTCCTCCATCTGAGGCAACAGCTGCTGCACAGCAACGGCAGCGAGCGGGTGATCGTCGGCAAAGACGAAGTTGCCGACCAAATGCAGGTATATAGGGGAGCGGATGACTCGGATCCAGCTGGTTTCGCCAAGCGAATCAACGGCTCGTGGACCAAAATGATCAGCCACGGCATTCTTGCCTCCACCACCACCGAAGACCGTTTTGAAATTTCCCCCGTTCTAAGACTGATCTTCGGTGCTGACGAGATCGCCGCGGTGCAGGCCGAGTACCGGCGACTCGCCGGTCGCTGACAATGCTGGCAAATACTGAGCACGCGCGCGACGCGTGGATGGAAGGAGGGGCACCATGACTGCTGAGGCGCTCCCGGGCCTTGAGTTCGACGACGATGCAACGGCTGTTCGTGCATCCGGTTTACCGCCAGCCGAATCAACTCACGCCGGCCAGTGGCGGCTGGACAGCCTGGAACTTGTCAACTGGGGTACGTTCCAGGGCCACCACAAGGTGGACCTTTCCCGCCAGGGCTTCCTGATCACGGGGCACTCCGGCTCCGGAAAATCATCAATGCTGGACGGGATCGCCGCTGTGCTTACTCCCAGAAAGTGGCTCAGATTCAATGCTGCCGCCCAGGATGCGTCGAGCCGCGGGGAAGATCGATCAATAGTTAGCTATATCCGTGGTGCCTGGCGGCGCCAGGCGGATGAGGTCACGGGGGAGGTAGCCAGCGACCACTTACGTCCTGGTGCCACTTGGAGCGGTATCCTCCTCCGTTACAAGAACGGATTGTCCCAGGAGCCTGTCGTGTTGGTGAAGCTCTACCACCTCAAGCGCGGTAGCAACTCCCCGGCCGAGGTCAGCGAACTGCACGTGGTGCTGCAGGAGGAAGCCTTACTGACCGACTTCCAGGAGTTCGCCCGCAACGGCCTGGAGACCCGGAAAATCAAGTCCAGTTGGCCAAAAGCCGCCGTGGTGACTGACCAGCATTCAGCCTTCTCCCGCAGGTTCCGCGGCCTACTGGGAATCTCCAGCGACAACGCTCTGCTTCTGCTTCACAAGACTCAGTCAGCGAAGAGCCTGGGCAACCTGGACGAACTGTTCCGTAATTTCATGCTGGATGAACCGGCCACCTTCAAACTCGCCAAAACCGCGGTCGACCAGTTCTCCGAGTTGGCTGAGGCCCATCGTTTGGTAGTTGAAGCGCGTCAACAGGTGGAACGCCTCGAACCCCTCGTTGCTCACTGCACGGAATACGAGGAGGGCAGAAAAACTATCGCCCGAGCCGCAGGGCTACGCCAAGCCTTGGAGCCCTTCAAAGACGAATGGAAGCTCAGGCTCGCCCGGCAGGAAACGGATGCCGCAGAGCTGAAGCTGAAAATCGCGGTGGGTGAGCTCGCAGCCGCCACGGCCGCAATCGAAGAAGCCGATAAGGCGCACGCGCTTGCCCGGGCGCAGGTGGATAGCAGCGGCGGCCAGGCTCTGGCCCAGCAGCGCGAGTGGCTAAATCTGGCCGAAGCCAAAGAGCAGGACGTACGGGACCGGCAGACCGAGTTAGCCCGGGATCTTGCTGCTGTTGGTATAGAGTTTCCCGCCACCCTTGAGGAGTTCGAGGAGTTGCGGTCCACGGCGCGGCGCGAGCGTGAGCAACTGGAAACGGCTCGAGCGGAGGGCAGCGACCTGCTGATGGGCCTGCAGGACAAACGTGCAGACCTGAACCGCCGGCGGGAGACGTTGACCGCTGATATCCGCACGCTCAGCAAGCAGTCCTCCAACATGGACAGCCGCTACCTGACCGCACGGCAAAAGATTTCATCCGCAACAGGATTGCCGGTTTCTGCACTTCCCTTCGTAGCGGAGCTGCTAGAGGTCAAAGTCGAGTATGCGGACTGGACTGGTGCCCTCGAGCGTGTTCTGCGTCCGTTGGCCACCATCATGTTGGTGCCGGCTGCGCATGAATCCGCCGTGTCGGAAGCCATGGATAGACACGACTTGGGAACTCGGCTCGTTGTTGAAGCTATCGGGCGGATGGAAGCACCGCGGACGGCACGGTCGGAGCGATCCCTGATCCACCGCGTGCATGTCCAGAAGGGCGCCATGGCTGAGTGGGTCCACAGTCAGCTGTCCCGGCTGTATGACTATGAATGCGTCGACGAACCTTCCGAGCTGAAACCCTTAGAGCGGGGAGTTACCAAGGCCGGGCAGGTGAAGCGATCGAGGACGCGGTACGAGAAAGATGACCGCCGGCGAATAGATGACCGCGAATTCTGGATCCTAGGCTTCGACAACCAGGCCAAGGTGGATCATCTCCTGGGCTTGCTGAACGCAGCCAACACGGACCTGGTCGCCGTCACGGCCAGGATCTCTAATGCCGAGCGCATGCGTGAAGCGGCAAGGCGGCGGGTTGACGCGCTCGAGGTTCTGTCCCGTCGCACTTGGGTGGACTTGGATGTTGCCGCCGCGGAGGACGCCCGGACGCATCAGCAGCAACGTCTTGACGCCCTGCGCGCTGCGAGCAGTGACCTCCGTCTGGCCGAGAAAGCTGAGAAAGATGCGGCTGCAGCCCTAGAGGCGGCAAAGGAGCGTGAGACAGCAAAACGGACCGCCGTTGCCGGTCATCAGAGCCATGTCGATGGACTTTCAGCACTCATCAACGAGCTCAAAGCGGAGAAACGCAGGCCCGTCAGCGGCGCTGACGCCGCTGCGCTGGAAGATCGCTTCCACTCAATCCGTCGCAGCATCACGCACTCGGTGATTGACGACGTCGCGCTCAAAGTCAGCGGCCAGCTCAGCACGGAGGAGAACTCGGCCCGAGGGGAAGCCCAGGCTGCGGAGCGACACATCGTGTCCATCCAGAACGCCTTTCTTACGTCATGGGCCGTCGCGGCCGGGGACCTGACTGCAGACATCGGAGACCGCAGCGGTTACCTTGCCATTCTGACTAAGCTTCGCGCGGACCGGCTGCCCGATTTCGAGGAGAAGTTCTTTGAGCTGCTCCAGAACCAGGCGCAGCGGAACATAGGCCAGCTGCATAACGAGATCCGGCGGGCGCCGGCCCAGATCCGGGAGAGAATCGACCCCGTCAACCGGTCCTTGCAGCGCTCCCCCTTTGACCAGGGCCGTTTCCTAAAAATTATGGTCAAGGACAATGCCTCCTCGGCCAAGGCGCAGTTTATGCAGGACCTTCAGACTATTTCCGCCGGTTCCTGGGCTGACGAGGACCGAACGGTGGCTGAGCGGAGGTTCGATGTCATGAACCGGGTGATGAAGCGGCTGTCCTCCAGCGAAGCTGGGGACCTGAGCTGGCAGAGACTATGCCTCGACACCCGTCTACATGTGCGCTTCACCGGAATCGAGCTCGACGAATCCGGAACCACGGTGAACATCCACGATTCCAGTGCGGGCCTTTCCGGCGGCCAGCGGCAGAAACTGGTGATCTTCTGCCTCGCCGCGGCCCTCCGTTATCAGCTAGCCGAGGACGAGGACGACACTCCGCGCTTCGGAACCGTGATACTGGATGAGGCCTTTGACAAGGCGGACAGTGCCTTCACCAAGATGGCCATGAACGTGTTTCTCGAGTTCGGCTTCCACATGATCCTGGCCACACCGCTGAAACTCCTCCAGACCCTGGAAGACTATGTGGGCGGCATTGCCCTCGTCGTGTGCCGGGACTTCAAGGAATCCCGCGTCGGCGTCGTCTCCATTAACGACGGCGAGTTGCTGACGGCTATAGATGAGGATCAGAGCTGATGGCCCGCGATGTGGCTTCAACTGAGTCCTCGAACAAATGGGTCTCCGTTGACGCGGCACGTTCGGCTGCGGCAGCCAAGTACGAGCGGAACTTTGGTGACTGGGCCGTCGGCGCCGCCAATGCCATTGTTGACGTGCCCTTGCATCCTCCCACGGAGGCGGCGGCTCTTGCTGACCAGGCCAAGGCGATTGCCTGGGTGAAATCCTGGCGCGAGGCCGGCATTAGCCGTGCCGGCCGCAGTGATTTTGTGGTGTGGGTGGAGCGCCGATGGGCAAGCCTGGGCACGCAGCAGGTTCCCGAACGACTGCGGCTTGAGGGTGCTCCGGCGGTTGCTGCATTTGCCCGCAAGGGCCAGCACTGGGCCAGGATCCGGCAGCGGGCCCAGGCACTCGTATCTTCTTTCGGTGTCGGCGAGGTACTGGCGGACTGTGTACGTCGGAATGCCGGGGCGGTCTCCGAGTTGGCCGAACAGGATTTCGATCGGTTGCTGCTGGTGCTGCAATGGCTTGAAAGGAATCCGGATTCCGGGCTGTATATCCGCCAGCTGCCTGTGCGTGGAGTGGATACAAAATGGGTATCCAAGCACCGTCGGCTGGTGGAACGACTTTTTTCGGCCATCACCGGCCGTGAATCATTTGGCCTCGCCAAGCCGCCCGTGCTGGTGCGAGTCAGATTTCTTGACCCGGCTTTGAGTCCGGACGGCCTGGTGGATGTCTCGGTCCCCGTGGCGGAACTTGCCGCAATGGAACTGTCGCCGCAGACGGTCTTTGTATTTGAGAATTTGGAGTCGGTGGTCGCCATGCCTCCGGTACCGGGTGCTGTAGTGATCCACGGCTCCGGCTACGCTGTGGACAGGCTGGGCCGGATCCCGTGGGTGCGCGAAGGCAGGGTTGTTTATTGGGGAGACCTTGATTCGCACGGCTTCGGAATTCTCAATCGTGTCAGGGCAACTTGCGGCGACGTTTCCACCGCGCTGATGGATCTCGCGACACTGGCTGATTTCGAGGATCTGTGGGTGAATGAACCCTCTCCCAATCCCGGTTCCTTGAACCACCTTCTGCCCGCTGACCTTGCCGTTCTCGATGAGCTACGGATGCAGGGCAACATACGGCTTGAGCAGGAAAGAATTAGTTGGGGTTACGCCCTGCAGAAGTTGCTGAAAGTGGCACGTCTCTAGGCTCCGGAGCTGACTCCAGCGCTGGAGGCAAACTCCGTGCGGAGCAGGGCTTCAGCCTTGCTCCTTGGAGGCACTGGCATCGTTGGATGGTGAATCCCTGAGCATGGAAACCGAAGGGAAAGTGCCGTTATCGGCGCCGGCGGCTCATGTTCAGTCGGCATAGATCGGTTTCTTGGTTCGAACGAACGCGAGAATTCAGAGCTGCCGCGTGCTTGCTTGGGGCGCCACTGCCATTCAGAGTTTACTTGGAAAATGCCAGATAGGGCTGTGGATAATGTCCACACTTTTCGTCTCGGACTGCCTTGTAAAGCATTCGAACTGCCCCGGATTCCGTATGTTCTCGCGGCTTCCCATTGTTTGCAAGGTCGGGAATGCAGTTCGAGTCCCACCTCGGGCACAGTGTTTTCGCAGGTCAGAGGCTATTTACCCTATTGAGGGTGTACAAAAACTTGCCATATTGGCAGTTTCAGGCGTATACGCAGCCCGACTCTATGTGATGGCAACGTGGCTATGGCCCTATCCAGGTCCGCTTCATAGCCCTGCAGGAACAATCTTATTTCCAGGTCCGTAAGATGCGTACGCTAGGTGAAAGGACGTCCTGGCGATTTAGTCACCTCCAGCTACACGGTCGGCAACGCAGGGTCGTCGCACGAACTCACGCCGCCTTTGGGGGACAGCGAACAGCGTTCCGCCTGGAAGGCCGATAATGAAGATTCCATCAAGTTATGGCGACGTGGAGATATGGCATGATGTCGGCGCAAGCAGGGGAGTGGCTCAGGCGATGACCTTGTGACAGCCCTGCGTTCACTCATTGAAAGCTCCATGGCTCACAGGGCCGAAGCGGAAGATACCGCCCAAGCGGACATGCCGCCCCGCGGGCATTCTCAAATGATTCTTCGATACCCTCTACGCGGGCGTCTTTCATGAGTCAACGCGGACTCTTGATTCCCCCGACACAAGGGATCATAGTGCTGACTACGGGGTCCGACTGAACTCGTCCACAGTAAATGTTTGGGCGCTTTCGATGGATGTTCTAGGAGGCGCATGATGTCGGGTTGGAACGCCGACAACGGTGCAGGTCCGGCAGGCGCCGGAGCTGTCACAGTCCTTGATGGCTCCTCGTTTTGTTTGACATCGTCCAATGGTGACATGCACCCGGGCAGTCCCCACGGCGCGTTTTTCCACGATACCCGGTACATAGCTGAATGGAACGTCAGCGTTGATGACGCTCCGGTCGAAGCTCTCGCGGCGACCGCATTGGAACCCTTTCGGGCCCTGTTCATCGGCAGGGTAGGCGGCCACGCCGGCAGCGCTGACGTGCCGTCGCTGATTGAACGGGAAAGGATTATTGGGGCCGGCCTGACCGAAACCATCACCATTGAGAATCATCTGGCCGTGCCGAACACGTTCAAGCTTGCCCTGACCGTAAGAGCGGACTTCGCCGATCTCTTCGAGGTCAAGGATGGGACGCCAGCCAGTCCGGGGAAGCAGCAGGTTCTCATTGAGGGCGATAGCCTTATTCTCGAATGTGTCGGGGCCGGTCGGCGCTATGGGCTGGTCATCCGTGCACCAGGGGCGGCCGTCGAGGCGCATCGGCTTGTCTTCACTCCAACAATTCCTGCACACGGAAAATGGACTCAAAGGTTTACAGCCACGCCCTATCTTGACGGGCAGGAAGTGATTTCGACTGCCTCATACGGCACGACTGAGGTTTCCGCCATGGCCCGGAAACGCCTCTCCTCCTGGCGGATGTCAATGCCCATACCCAATCTCGGCGACACGTCCGTCCAAACTACAATCCTTCGAAGCCAGGAAGATCTCGGTTCACTCCGGATCTTTGACCCAAACCATCCCGACCGCATCGTGGCCGCGGCCGGAGCTCCGTGGTTCATGGCCCTGTTCGGACGGGACAGCCTGCTCTCATCCCTCATGTCCCTCCTACTCGACCCCTCCCTGGCACTTGGCACCCTTCAGACACTGGCCGACCACCAAGGCAAGGAAGTGAACCCCGCCACGGAAGAGGAGCCCGGCCGAATACTCCACGAGGTGCGTCTGGGTAACACCACGGAGTCCGTCCTCGGTGGCAGCAGTATCTACTACGGAACCGCTGATGCAACCCCGCTGTTCGTAGGGATCCTCAGCGAACTGGGACGGTGGGGTCTGGAACCGGAAGCTGTTCACGCGTTGCTGCCGGCCGCGGACCGTGCTCTGGCCTGGATTGAGAATTACGGAGACCGTGACGGAGACGGCTTTGTCGAATACCAGCGTCAGACTGAACACGGGCTGATAAACCAGGGCTGGAAGGATTCGTGGGACGGCATCAATTTCGCTGATGGTTCCCTCGCCCGAGGGCCCATTGCGCTGTGCGAGGTACAGGCCTACACCTATGGCGCCTATGTGGGGCGCGCCCTCATGGCACTCGACGAAGGCGACACCGAAACCGCTGATCTCTGCAGCGCCAAGGCCGTCCGCCTGAAGGAGGCGTTCAATGAGCGGTTCTGGCTGCCGGACCGGGGATACTTTGCCATCGCCTTGGACGGTGACAAGGAACCTGTAGATGCACTTGCCTCCAACATGGGTCATTGCCTGTGGATGGGAATCGTTGACACAGACAAGGCAAAACAGGTAGCCGAACGGCTGATGTCCCCGGACATGTTTTCCGGCTGGGGCATCCGCACTCTGGCAAGTAACATGGGCGCCTACAATCCGCTGAGTTATCACAACGGCTCTGTCTGGCCGCATGACAGCACTCTCGCAGCGCATGGGCTGATGCGATACGGCTTTATCGAAGAGGCCCAGCGAATCGCCTACGGACTCTTCGAAGCAGCCGAACACTTTGGCGGCAGACTTCCGGAACTGTTCTGCGGACTGGACAGGACGCGATTCCCAAGCCCGGTACCGTATCCCGCAGCCTGTTCACCCCAGGCGTGGGCCGCGGCGGCACCGATCCACCTGATCCGTATGCTGATGCGGTTCGACCCGGTCCTTCCCTGGCATGAGCTGTGGCTGGCACCGGAACTGCCACAGGGCTTTGGCCAGTTCAGGGTTGATAACGTGCCGCTGGCAGGCCACAGGCTGGCCATTGATATCACCCAGGACACCATCAGGGTCGATGGCCTTCCGGACTCCATAAAACTGCGGCTCGAAGCCCGGCCTGCTCTTCGCGAAATCCTGAACCTGACCCGGATGAAGTGACTGCACATGAGCAATTAGCGCCGCTGCCTGGCCTGGGAAGGATACCTGCGAGGACCGGTGGCCTCCGATCGGATGATTCAGTTGCAACATACGCGGACGATGCGGAGGGCTACGTCCGGAGCGTTTCTGAAATGAGGGGAACATACAACCGGAACAAGGCACAGCTACCACCGTGCTGAGCTGTTCTGATCCCCGGAGTTTGCGGCAAGGCGACCGGTGCTGGCGGGGAGCAGTTCTGTTTTGGCCGCCCCTGGTTCTCTGAAGCTACTGCGGCTGCTTTCCACCAGCCCTGCTGGACTCGTATTCTCAACGGGTGCTCGCTCGACACGTGCCCAAGCCATGCATTGCCAAGTTTCACTGATGTCACTGCTCCGAAGGAACGAGCAGGACGGTGTAGAGTCCCAGTCCGGCAAGGACGACGACGCTGGCCGCGACGGCGGCGGCTGAAACCAGATCGGGAGTAATGGCTTCCTGGTTGATGCCGCTGATTGCGCGATGGAAGCGTCGCTTGCGGGAACTGTGGATGGCGAGTGCTGTGATGAGTGTTGCCGCGACAAGGGTGCCGGCAAACCAGCCGTGGTGCGGCATCCAGCGAAGGAAAACGGCGGCCGCAACCACCATGGACAGGGTGGTGCGCCCCCATGCCAGGTCCGTGCGTTCCGGCTGCAGCCCTGGGTCACCATGGGTTGGTGTTTGACGCATCGAGGTCACGGGTCAGAGGGGGCGCGCGAGGAAGAAGACCATCATCGTCGCGGCGACGAGGGCACCGCCGATCGCCAGGATCGGGGCGGTCCAGGGCAGCGGGAGCGGCTCCTGTCGGCGCATGGAGCGTTCAACGTTGAGCCAGCGGAAGAACGACCCGCCGCCAATCAGGAGTGCGAGCACGAGGAGTAAAACGGCGACCGATTGACGCAGTCCGTCGTTGAAAAGGTCGGCCGTGAAGGCTTCGATAGCTACACCTCCGGCAAGCAATGCCAACGACGTTCGGATCCAGGCCAGAAACGTGCGTTCATTTGCGAGCGTGAACCTGGGGTCAGGTTCGGTGCCGCCGCGCAGGACTCGTTCCGAGAAGCCGGATCGTCCGCCGTCGGCCTTTAGGTCCTCCATGATTGTCCTTCCGGGTCCGTCGTGTGTTATGCAGTGGGCGTTGATGCGGAGGCCTCAGTGCCGGTGACCGGTTCATGTTTCCGAGGCGTGCGGTCACCGCCCGGTCTCCAAATCCATGCCGGCGACAGGAGGGCAGGTAAGCGGAAGAGGGGCTGTTGGCCTCTCTTCGGCTTACCTGCCCTCGGACTTATGCCCGGGTGCCCGCTTCCAAGGAGCCAGGCTCCGCGACGACAGGGGTGGCGGAACCAGTGGGCAGTGAAGCGGCCGCGGGGACGGCAGTTGTATCAAGGCCGAGCCGGCGGCGGTCGCGCTGTTGGTTGACGAAGATTAGGGCAAGGACGCCGGATGTCAGCAAGAGGCCGCCAGCCAGGGCGAAAGCTGCACGGTAGCCTTCAGCGGGGGTGGCCGCGCCGCCGATCAGAAAACCCGACACTGCCGGTGCGAACACACCGCCGGTGGTGAGGACTGCATTGGCGATTGAAAGGTTGGCGCCGCGCTGGCCGATGGTGGTTAGCTCTGCGACCACGAGGTAGGTGATGGCGAAGAGTGCCGGGGCGGTGCCGAAGCCGAAGACCATGAGGACGATGGACAGCACGGGGGAGGCGGTCATGGTGGCTGCGACCAGGCAGGCTCCGGCGAAGGTTCCGGCGCCGCCGAGTACCCAGCCGCGTGCCTTCCTGGTCGGGATTCCCTTCAGGTGCAGGCGCTGGGTCAGCGCGCTCAACCCTACTGTGGCAATGGTTCCCCAGGCCGCGGGGAGGGCGATCATGGCGCCGGACTGCTGTCCGCTGAAGCCCAGGACATTCTGGAAGTAGGCCGGTCCCCAGGACATGGCCAGGGTAAACGTCCAGTAGCCGAAGAACGAGGCAAGGACCGCGAAGATCCAGCTGGGGGAAAGAATGGTACGCCAGTACCGGACCTTGGCCTCTGCCACGACAGGAGCTTCCTTCGGAGCGATACCGTCGATCTCCTGCTCGGCCTTCCGGCTTGTGTACGGGCCTTCCTTGCCGACAATGACCCAAAAAACAGACCAGATCAGCCCTACGATTGCCAGTACCGCGAACGCGGTCTGCCATCCGAATTGCCCGATGACCCAGGCCAGGACGGGGGCGAATGCCACAATGCCCAAGGTCACGCCGGATGATGCCAGGGCCGCCGGGGTGGCACCCTTCTTCTCGGGGAACCACTTGTAGATGCCATGCATCAGAACCGGTGCGAGCGGGCCCTCGCCGGCTCCAAGCAGCAGGCGACTTGCCCAGAGCGCAGGCAGCGACGCGAACAGAAGGATGGGGACCTGTGCCACAGACCACAGCAGGCACAGGACCAGCAGGATCCACTTGCTGGAGACCCTGTTGGCGATGGGAGCCGCCACGAGCTGGGCCACGCCGAAGGTCAGGAACATGGCGCTGCCCACCAGGCCGAACTGTTCGGGCGTGATGCCCAGCTCTTTCATCAGCGGCACGGCGGCAATGCCGAGCACCGCCTTGTCAGCCCAGCTGAGCATCATGAGGAAGAGGAGGCTGAAGGTCATGAACCAGCCGTAGCGGTTGCGCTTGGCCCGCGACCAGGTGCGGGGATCGCGCGACGTTGCGGAGCCCGGCGTTATGGTGAGGGGAGTTTCAAACACGGTATGCCCAATCGTTGAAGGGGAGATCTTGCCGTTGGAGCGGCATTTCCTTGACTCTAAGCTTGTGTGATCCGCCTTACAGTTCAGCTTTCCGTTGGGTGGAAAGCGGCTTTCCGGAACGCCGCGCGACTCCGTGAATGTTGGCATCACCTTTTCCCATGAACGCCAACAAGGCCATTCCCGCAGTGCTCAGAGCGCAGGTCAGCCACCACGTGGTGCCCCAGCCGCCGGTGCTGGTGGCGAGCAGAGCAAACAGCATGGGGCCCAAGAAGTTTCCCACGTTGAAGATCTGCTGCGTCAGGCCCAGTACGGCGGTGACAGAACCGTCTGCGGGGGCAATGCGGACAGAGTACCTGGTCACCGCGGCAGGGATGAGGCCGCCGACGGCGGAGAACACAGCGATGAACGCGAACTGGAAAAGGACGCCATTTCCGACGGTCTCCCAGCCCACGGCGAACGTCGCAACGGACGCTGCAGACATAGCCAGGAAGGTCCAGAACATGATTGTCCGCTCGGAGAGGCCGCGCTGGATTAGAGGTCCTGCGCTGAGTGCGCCGACCGCGTTGACCCCGCCCACAATAGCGCTGAGGATGCCAGGCAACGGGCCTTCCAATCCGGCTGACCGGTAAATTGACGGCAGGAAACCGAGCACAGCAATCCACTGCGCGGTATAGCAGGCGAATACCACCCCAGTGATCCATGGTTGGCGAGTGACCACTGTTCGCCCCACCTTGCGGAGCGCGGACTGCAGTCCGGGGACGGCAGGGGGCATATCCCTTGGTACCCGGCGCAGCAGCAGAGGCACCGGCAAAAGCGTGAGGACGGCCATTACCAGCCACCACTCGCGCCAGCCCGCGGCCTGCAGGAAGAGGGCCCCAGCGGACAGGCCTATCAGCGTTGCCACACCTTGAAATGCGCCCCAGCTTGCCAGCGCAACGTTCAACTGCTTGGGCGGAGTCACCTTGCGGATAAGTGCAGGGGCGACGACGACGGCCAGCAGGAATCCCACGCCTTCCACGGTCCGCGATGCCATCAACAGCTCGGTGGTGGGGGCAAGCGCTCCGAGCACAGAGGCGACACTGAGCAGGGCCAACCCGGTAAGCAGAAGCCTGCGCAGTCCTACCAGTTCACCACAAACGGCCGTTGCCAGCCCTCCGACGACGCTGGCAAGCTGGATGATGCCAAGCAGCAGGCCGGCCTGGATCAGCGTTGTACCTAGATCGGCTTGGATGCCGACCAAGGCGGCAGGGAGCTTCCAGATATGCATGGCAGCAGTGATGCCCGCCGCGAGGACGGCAAGCCAGGCGCTGCCCGCCGTCGTCCTTTTGTTATCTGGTGTCATTGCGGGCGGCGGCAGTCTCAAGAGTTGTCCTTGCGGCAGGTGACAGGGCGGGAGTCCTTGTTCGCCCTCCTCAGGCCGGCGCCAGCACCGGGGTGCCGATGGGAAATCGCTGGCCGCTGACTGCGACGTCCACGGGGCCGTCAAATGCTGAGGCGGCGCGGCTGCGCCACCATTGCGGCTCCGCGCGGCCCGCCAGGTGGGACAGGACAAGGCGGCCCACCCCTGCGGCGGACGCTATCCGGCCTGCCCCTTCCGGCGGGGTGTGTGCGATCTGCTGGTGGTTGAGGAATTCCGGCGAAAAGCCTTTGTCCGCATAGAAGCCAAGATTTACCGCTTCATGCACCAGGACGTCCGCGTCCTT
Encoded here:
- a CDS encoding DUF4194 domain-containing protein; translated protein: MTTSANEPELDSSPLWDSDTGRLRADSRRALVQLLRGPFLSAARHGHLWAALLNDETEIRSRLADSYLELVIDAESQLAFAKNVSAPDSDAPKVMRSHPLTFMDTAMLLHLRQQLLHSNGSERVIVGKDEVADQMQVYRGADDSDPAGFAKRINGSWTKMISHGILASTTTEDRFEISPVLRLIFGADEIAAVQAEYRRLAGR
- a CDS encoding SbcC/MukB-like Walker B domain-containing protein gives rise to the protein MTAEALPGLEFDDDATAVRASGLPPAESTHAGQWRLDSLELVNWGTFQGHHKVDLSRQGFLITGHSGSGKSSMLDGIAAVLTPRKWLRFNAAAQDASSRGEDRSIVSYIRGAWRRQADEVTGEVASDHLRPGATWSGILLRYKNGLSQEPVVLVKLYHLKRGSNSPAEVSELHVVLQEEALLTDFQEFARNGLETRKIKSSWPKAAVVTDQHSAFSRRFRGLLGISSDNALLLLHKTQSAKSLGNLDELFRNFMLDEPATFKLAKTAVDQFSELAEAHRLVVEARQQVERLEPLVAHCTEYEEGRKTIARAAGLRQALEPFKDEWKLRLARQETDAAELKLKIAVGELAAATAAIEEADKAHALARAQVDSSGGQALAQQREWLNLAEAKEQDVRDRQTELARDLAAVGIEFPATLEEFEELRSTARREREQLETARAEGSDLLMGLQDKRADLNRRRETLTADIRTLSKQSSNMDSRYLTARQKISSATGLPVSALPFVAELLEVKVEYADWTGALERVLRPLATIMLVPAAHESAVSEAMDRHDLGTRLVVEAIGRMEAPRTARSERSLIHRVHVQKGAMAEWVHSQLSRLYDYECVDEPSELKPLERGVTKAGQVKRSRTRYEKDDRRRIDDREFWILGFDNQAKVDHLLGLLNAANTDLVAVTARISNAERMREAARRRVDALEVLSRRTWVDLDVAAAEDARTHQQQRLDALRAASSDLRLAEKAEKDAAAALEAAKERETAKRTAVAGHQSHVDGLSALINELKAEKRRPVSGADAAALEDRFHSIRRSITHSVIDDVALKVSGQLSTEENSARGEAQAAERHIVSIQNAFLTSWAVAAGDLTADIGDRSGYLAILTKLRADRLPDFEEKFFELLQNQAQRNIGQLHNEIRRAPAQIRERIDPVNRSLQRSPFDQGRFLKIMVKDNASSAKAQFMQDLQTISAGSWADEDRTVAERRFDVMNRVMKRLSSSEAGDLSWQRLCLDTRLHVRFTGIELDESGTTVNIHDSSAGLSGGQRQKLVIFCLAAALRYQLAEDEDDTPRFGTVILDEAFDKADSAFTKMAMNVFLEFGFHMILATPLKLLQTLEDYVGGIALVVCRDFKESRVGVVSINDGELLTAIDEDQS
- a CDS encoding Wadjet anti-phage system protein JetD domain-containing protein; translation: MARDVASTESSNKWVSVDAARSAAAAKYERNFGDWAVGAANAIVDVPLHPPTEAAALADQAKAIAWVKSWREAGISRAGRSDFVVWVERRWASLGTQQVPERLRLEGAPAVAAFARKGQHWARIRQRAQALVSSFGVGEVLADCVRRNAGAVSELAEQDFDRLLLVLQWLERNPDSGLYIRQLPVRGVDTKWVSKHRRLVERLFSAITGRESFGLAKPPVLVRVRFLDPALSPDGLVDVSVPVAELAAMELSPQTVFVFENLESVVAMPPVPGAVVIHGSGYAVDRLGRIPWVREGRVVYWGDLDSHGFGILNRVRATCGDVSTALMDLATLADFEDLWVNEPSPNPGSLNHLLPADLAVLDELRMQGNIRLEQERISWGYALQKLLKVARL
- a CDS encoding glycogen debranching N-terminal domain-containing protein; translated protein: MGAFDGCSRRRMMSGWNADNGAGPAGAGAVTVLDGSSFCLTSSNGDMHPGSPHGAFFHDTRYIAEWNVSVDDAPVEALAATALEPFRALFIGRVGGHAGSADVPSLIERERIIGAGLTETITIENHLAVPNTFKLALTVRADFADLFEVKDGTPASPGKQQVLIEGDSLILECVGAGRRYGLVIRAPGAAVEAHRLVFTPTIPAHGKWTQRFTATPYLDGQEVISTASYGTTEVSAMARKRLSSWRMSMPIPNLGDTSVQTTILRSQEDLGSLRIFDPNHPDRIVAAAGAPWFMALFGRDSLLSSLMSLLLDPSLALGTLQTLADHQGKEVNPATEEEPGRILHEVRLGNTTESVLGGSSIYYGTADATPLFVGILSELGRWGLEPEAVHALLPAADRALAWIENYGDRDGDGFVEYQRQTEHGLINQGWKDSWDGINFADGSLARGPIALCEVQAYTYGAYVGRALMALDEGDTETADLCSAKAVRLKEAFNERFWLPDRGYFAIALDGDKEPVDALASNMGHCLWMGIVDTDKAKQVAERLMSPDMFSGWGIRTLASNMGAYNPLSYHNGSVWPHDSTLAAHGLMRYGFIEEAQRIAYGLFEAAEHFGGRLPELFCGLDRTRFPSPVPYPAACSPQAWAAAAPIHLIRMLMRFDPVLPWHELWLAPELPQGFGQFRVDNVPLAGHRLAIDITQDTIRVDGLPDSIKLRLEARPALREILNLTRMK
- a CDS encoding DUF202 domain-containing protein, which gives rise to MRQTPTHGDPGLQPERTDLAWGRTTLSMVVAAAVFLRWMPHHGWFAGTLVAATLITALAIHSSRKRRFHRAISGINQEAITPDLVSAAAVAASVVVLAGLGLYTVLLVPSEQ